The following are encoded in a window of Arctopsyche grandis isolate Sample6627 chromosome 4, ASM5162203v2, whole genome shotgun sequence genomic DNA:
- the LOC143910401 gene encoding uncharacterized protein LOC143910401: MEVSSVHTNKSFHNQLAMTKTKAFIYCFCAILHYCIGDDLEVKTSQGALKGAYFKAIDGKKYTAFMSIPYAQPPIGPLRFKAPIEAGTWEGVRDASQDSGACVHNHPFFRGTEVFGDEDCLYLNVYTPSVSTRPLLQQLQCTEFQENSLLPVMVIYHGGGWMMGTTNKFLYGPDFLMERDIVLVSVNFRLGALGLLSTTDEAAPGNWLFKDQNMALRWVKKHIIHFGGDPNLVTIFGESAHHHMVSPMSQGLFHRAIFHSGNALSFWGISETGRAQKQAKKLGKIMDCPTDDNVKMIECLRTKDAKEIMGADTLLYDWDVDPIIPFRPVVEPPNENSFLSEDPRVLFKEGRFAQVPTMHGLNENEGCLRSGAIYTIPGYMEEFAEKFDVLAPPSFGYELAKDPAVITAAIKDFYLNGNTININTIMNLTDIYTDSYFTTGLDETLVLSLPKTSEPVYLYFFTFKGRLSFSVPFGDPVRDYGTCHGDELIYLFNIGGFPALEGREKDVSDAFVTIWTNFAKTGDPSSPIGETKLGNIPSWPHLDASDLWKHVKISDNRFMEVSSVHTIKSFHNQLAMTKTKAFIYCFCAILHYCIGDAPEVKTSQGALKGAYFNTINGRKYAAFMSLPYAQPPIGPLRFKAPIEAGAWEGVRDASIDSPICVQTNPFFRSNDVAGVEDCLYLNVYTPAEFKESSLLPVMVFIHGGGWISGSGKKLYYGSDYLMDRDIVLVSVNYRLGAFGLLSTMDEAAPGNWLFKDQNMALRWIQKHIVHFGGDPNLVTIFGESAGAASVHYHMLSPMSQGLFHRAILHSGNALCSWAISPPGHPQKQAKKLGKIMGCPIDDSLKMVECLRTKKADEIAAADRLFYEWDFDPIVPYKVVVEPPNENEFLSEDPRVLLKEGRFAQVPTMHGLNENEGAIRTAGIFGKSELMEEFAEKFDSLAPASFGYQDSKDPAVITAAIKEFYLNGITINSDTYLNITDIYSDSSFTSGLDESLKLSMPKTSNSVYMYFFSFKGRHSYSQFFGDPTRNYGACHGDELIYLFSGGLFPELEGQEKDVSDSLLSIWTNFARTGLLKSSRYVKNPLIFVIYFEHKVQITKYNYVIASVIQLFKLSIFVSIKGNANVSLRLLLRVGANKCACVVSMACPFRARERANSHDPSSPVRETKLGNIPSWPKLDTSDKWKHVKISDNESDSCMMRRRYESRHPTSQPHSSPSPLRCQTHSEMAPTLERARRKGVLQEHVLNGKPGRIMS, encoded by the exons ATGGAAGTAAGCTCAGTACACACCAACAAGTCGTTCCATAATCAGTTGGCTATGACTAAAACGAAAGCTTTCATATATTGCTTTTGTGCAATTTTACATTATTGCATTGGGGATGATCTCGAAGTAAAAACATCCCAAGGTGCCCTCAAAGGAGCCTACTTTAAAGctatcgatggaaaaaaatatacagcCTTCATGTCTATACCATATGCCCAGCCACCAATAGGACCATTGCGATTTAAG GCACCTATCGAAGCCGGGACTTGGGAAGGAGTCAGAGATGCTAGCCAAGATTCTGGAGCTTGCGTTCATAACCACCCATTTTTTAGAGGCACTGAAGTATTTGGCGATGAAGATTGCCTTTATTTGAATGTTTACACACCGTCGGTGAGCACACGACCTTTACTTCAACAATTACAATGTACTGAA TTTCAAGAGAACTCCCTTTTGCCAGTGATGGTCATCTATCACGGAGGTGGATGGATGATGGGAACTACGAACAAATTTCTCTACGGACCAGACTTTCTGATGGAACGTGACATTGTCCTCGTTAGTGTCAATTTTAGGCTAG GTGCACTTGGATTACTGTCAACAACGGACGAAGCTGCTCCTGGGAATTGGCTATTCAAAGATCAAAATATGGCTTTAAGGTGGGTTAAAAAGCATATAATACACTTTGGCGGTGATCCAAACTTAGTAACGATTTTTGGAGAAAGCGCTCATCACCACATGGTATCTCCAATGAGTCAAG GACTTTTCCACAGAGCGATATTTCATTCTGGTAATGCACTTTCCTTTTGGGGAATCTCAGAAACCGGTCGGGCTCAAAAACAAGCTAAGAAACTTGGTAAAATCATGGATTGTCCTACTGACGACAATGTTAAAATGATAGAATGTCTTCGTACTAAAGATGCTAAAGAAATCATGGGCGCTGATACATTACTTTAT GACTGGGATGTTGATCCAATAATTCCGTTCAGACCTGTAGTGGAGCCTCCtaatgaaaattcatttttgtCTGAAGATCCGAGGGTTTTATTTAAAGAAGGTCGTTTCGCTCAGGTGCCAACAATGCATGGACTCAATGAAAACGAAGGATGCCTCAGATCTGGCG cAATTTATACCATACCTGGATACATGGAAGAATTCGCTGAGAAGTTCGATGTTTTGGCACCACCTTCGTTTGGATACGAACTTGCAAAAGATCCTGCTGTTATTACCGCAGCTAtcaaagatttttatttaaatggaaaTACTATCAATATCAACACAATCATGAATTTAACAGAT ATATATACTGACTCATATTTTACTACCGGTTTAGACGAAACATTGGTTTTGTCATTACCAAAGACTTCAGAACcagtgtatttgtatttttttactttcaaagGAAGATTGAGTTTTTCCGTTCCTTTCGGTGACCCTGTACGAGATTATG gaACTTGTCACGGTGAtgaattaatatatttgttCAACATTGGAGGTTTTCCAGCTCTCGAAGGACGAGAAAAAGATGTATCAGATGCGTTCGTTACAATATGGACAAATTTTGCCAAGACTGG tgATCCTTCATCCCCGATTGGTGAAACTAAATTGGGAAACATACCTTCATGGCCCCATTTGGACGCATCCGATTTGTGGAAACATGTTAAAATTAGTGACAA CCGATTCATGGAAGTAAGCTCAGTACACACCATCAAGTCGTTCCATAATCAGTTGGCTATGACTAAAACGAAAGCTTTCATCTATTGCTTTTGTGCAATTTTGCATTATTGCATTGGGGATGCTCCCGAGGTAAAAACATCCCAGGGTGCCCTCAAAGGAGCCTACTTCAATACTATCAATGGAAGAAAGTATGCAGCCTTCATGTCTTTACCATATGCTCAGCCGCCAATAGGACCATTGCGATTTAAG GCACCCATCGAAGCTGGAGCTTGGGAAGGAGTTAGAGATGCCAGCATAGATTCTCCAATATGTGTTCAAACTAATCCATTTTTCAGAAGCAACGATGTTGCTGGTGTTGAAGATTGTCTGTATTTGAATGTTTACACTCCAGCT GAGTTTAAAGAGAGCTCACTACTGCCAGTGATGGTCTTCATTCATGGAGGTGGATGGATCTCGGGGTCTGGCAAAAAATTATACTACGGATCAGACTATCTTATGGATCGGGATATTGTCCTTGTCAGTGTTAATTATCGTCtgg GCGCGTTTGGATTGCTTTCAACAATGGACGAAGCTGCTCCAGGAAATTGGCTGTTCAAAGATCAAAATATGGCTTTAAGGTGGATTCAAAAGCATATAGTACACTTTGGTGGTGATCCAAACTTAGTCACAATATTTGGAGAAAGTGCTGGTGCTGCCAGTGTTCACTATCACATGCTGTCACCAATGAGTCAAG GACTTTTCCACCGAGCGATATTGCATTCTGGAAATGCTCTTTGTTCTTGGGCAATTTCACCACCCGGTCATCCACAAAAACAAGCTAAGAAACTAGGTAAAATTATGGGTTGTCCTATTGATGACAGTCTAAAAATGGTAGAGTGTCTTCGTACTAAGAAAGCTGACGAAATCGCAGCCGCTGATAGATTATTTTAT GAATGGGACTTTGATCCGATAGTTCCATACAAAGTAGTAGTGGAACCTCCGAATGAAAATGAGTTTTTGTCCGAAGACCCAAGAGTTTTGCTAAAAGAAGGTCGTTTCGCACAAGTACCAACAATGCATGGACTCAATGAAAACGAAGGAGCCATCAGAACCGCTG GAATTTTCGGCAAATCTGAATTAATGGAAGAATTCGCTGAGAAATTCGATTCTTTGGCACCAGCTTCGTTTGGATATCAAGATTCAAAAGATCCTGCTGTTATTACCGCAGCTATCaaagaattttatttgaatggaaTTACTATCAATTCCGATACGTACTTGAATATAACAGAT ATATATAGTGATTCGAGCTTTACTTCTGGTTTAGACGAATCGCTGAAATTGTCGATGCCGAAAACTTCAAATTCagtgtatatgtatttcttttcTTTCAAAGGAAGACACAGCTATTCACAATTCTTTGGCGACCCTACACGAAATTATG gaGCCTGTCATGGCGAtgaattaatatatttgttCAGCGGTGGACTTTTTCCGGAACTGGAAGGACAAGAAAAGGATGTTTCAGATTCCCTACTTTCAATATGGACAAATTTCGCAAGAACTGG CTTATTAAAATCTAGTCGATATGTGAAAAATCCCctaatttttgttatatattttgaacataaaGTTCAAATTACGAAATATAATTATGTG ATTGCATCAGTAATTCAACtatttaaattatcaatttttgtCTCAATCAAGGGAAATGCCAATGTATCCTTGCGCCTGTTACTAagagttggcgcgaacaaatgcgcGTGTGTAGTGTCG atggCCTGTCCCTTTCGCGCccgagaacgcgccaactctca tgATCCTTCATCGCCGGTTCGCGAAACTAAATTGGGTAACATACCGTCTTGGCCAAAATTAGATACATCTGATAAGTGGAAACACGTTAAAATCAGTGACAA tgaAAGTGACAGTTGTATGATGCGTCGCCGATACGAATCACGCCACCCCACGTCACAACCCCACTCCTCTCCATCCCCACTCAGATGCCAAACTCACTCGGAAATGGCTCCCACGTTGGAACGCGCAAGGCGAAAAGGTGTCCTCCAGGAACACGTTCTAAATGGAAAACCTGGACGTATTATGTCATAG
- the LOC143910399 gene encoding juvenile hormone esterase-like: MTKTKAFIFCFCAILHYCIGDAPEVKTSQGVLKGAYFNTIDGRQYAAFMSVPYAQPPIGPLRFKAPIEAGAWEGVRDASQDSGACVHNHPFFRSNEIFGDEDCLYLNVYTPSEFKASSLLPVMVFYHGGGWMMGTGNKLIYGPDYLMERDIVLVSANFRLGALGFLSTMDEAAPGNWLFKDQNMALRWVKKHIIHFGGDPNLVTIFGESAHHHTVSPMSQGLFHRAILQSGNALSFWGISEPGRAERQAKKLGKIMNCPTDDNVKMIECLRTKDVKDIVATDKLFYDWDVDPMIPFRPVVEPPNEDSFLSEDPRVLFKEGRFAQVPTMHGLSENDGCLRSGAIYTIPGYMEEFAEKFDVLAPASFGYELAKDPAVITAAIKDFYLNGNTININTIMNLTDIYTDSYFTAGLDETLVLSLPKASNPVYLYFFTFKGRSSFSAPFGDPVRDYGACHGDDVIYLFNIGGFPVLEGREKDVSDAFVTIWTNFAKTGDPLSPIRETKLGNIPSWPQLDTSDLWKHVKISDKLEQHDDYFNSRRHFWRSLPLWPKQHSSVYV; encoded by the exons ATGACTAAAACTAAAGCTTTCATCTTTTGCTTTTGTGCAATTTTGCATTATTGCATTGGGGATGCTCCCgaagtaaaaacatcacaaGGTGTCCTCAAAGGGGcctattttaatactatagatgGAAGACAGTATGCAGCCTTCATGTCTGTACCATATGCTCAGCCGCCAATAGGACCATTGCGATTTAAG GCACCTATCGAAGCCGGAGCTTGGGAAGGAGTCAGAGATGCCAGTCAAGATTCTGGAGCTTGCGTTCATAACCATCCATTTTTTAGAAGCAATGAAATCTTCGGCGATGAAGATTGcctttatttaaatgtttacaCGCCGTCG gaGTTTAAGGCGAGCTCCCTATTGCCAGTGATGGTCTTTTATCACGGAGGTGGATGGATGATGGGAACTGGTAACAAATTAATCTACGGACCAGATTACTTGATGGAGCGTGACATTGTCCTAGTCAGTGCCAATTTTCGACTGG GTGCACTTGGATTCCTATCAACAATGGACGAAGCTGCTCCAGGAAATTGGCTATTCAAAGATCAAAATATGGCTTTAAGGTGGGttaaaaaacacataatacACTTTGGAGGTGATCCAAACTTAGTAACGATTTTTGGAGAAAGCGCTCATCACCACACGGTATCTCCAATGAGTCAAG GACTTTTCCACAGAGCGATATTACAATCTGGTAATGCACTTTCATTTTGGGGAATCTCAGAACCCGGCCGTGCAGAAAGACAAGCTAAGAAACTTGGTAAAATCATGAATTGTCCTACTGACGACAATGTTAAAATGATAGAATGCCTTCGTACCAAAGATGTCAAAGACATCGTAGCCactgataaattattttat GACTGGGATGTTGATCCAATGATTCCGTTTAGACCTGTAGTTGAACCTCCTAATGAAGATTCATTTTTGTCTGAAGATCCAAGGGTTTTATTTAAAGAAGGTCGTTTCGCTCAAGTTCCAACAATGCATGGACTCAGTGAAAACGACGGATGCCTCAGATCTGGCG cAATTTATACCATACCTGGATACATGGAAGAATTCGCCGAGAAATTCGATGTTTTGGCACCAGCTTCGTTTGGATACGAACTTGCAAAAGATCCTGCTGTGATTACCGCAGCTAtcaaagatttttatttaaatggaaaTACTATTAATATCAACACAATCATGAATTTAACAGAT ATATATACTGACTCGTATTTTACTGCCGGCTTAGACGAAACATTGGTTTTGTCATTACCAAAGGCTTCAAATCcagtgtatttgtatttttttactttcaaagGAAGATCGAGTTTTTCCGCTCCTTTTGGTGACCCTGTACGAGATTATG GAGCTTGTCACGGCGatgatgtaatatatttattcaacatTGGAGGTTTTCCAGTTCTAGAAGGACGAGAAAAAGATGTATCAGATGCGTTCGTTACAATATGGACGAATTTTGCCAAGACTGG tgaTCCTTTATCGCCGATTCGCGAAACTAAATTGGGAAACATACCTTCTTGGCCCCAGTTGGACACATCTGATTTGTGGAAACATGTTAAAATTAGCGACAAGTTAGAACAACACGATGATTATTTTAATAGTCGAAGGCATTTCTGGAGAAGTCTTCCTTTATGGCCCAAACAGCATTCTTccgtttatgtataa